One genomic segment of Myotis daubentonii chromosome 14, mMyoDau2.1, whole genome shotgun sequence includes these proteins:
- the PP2D1 gene encoding protein phosphatase 2C-like domain-containing protein 1 — protein sequence MKAPNCKDKGLHHSWHINIFPPACRVVWRVMKWNMKKFDSEAEFLVLWRRKHFRRKEERPLCYAADQQEQQLRDKVITIPCSICKKEIDLTGFFLHKRQHEALAALGLEWRSGFKPTRLAISSKRKFTITKLLSSSTYSEKGLDSLNNALELLWKKQIPAYYKIMDNIPNSSIYSQKIRHLLIKGAAICNDKNSTWKVHMNDRFTVVNDFGSKPNVCFFGLFDGHHGPSAADFTSKELPVLLLHQLSGFDPSYQMTPKEQKLINSFQTVFREEYIALESLFSVSKQTKESWCEHESIHKAFAKAFWRMDRLLRLGRQEVSRVRWSGCSAVACILEGKITSSHDEKNQRPIDHDGLPERLPSQNLPQIISGELHIAYTGNVQALLCRNGKGFRLTKEHTLRSKKEKRRVLQNGAVVSSNEPYGLLEGQIKTTRGLGFHGNPKLKKFIIPVPQTMSVPIDDLCQFLILATNGLWEVLDKKEVIALAITMFQMYEETYSLNIQKESSSKKPLLLPINESNATESTSNTHTLFQRKSEERVSSTNSKENLSDVKSSKYFTHGPKNTQTFLPEMTNCGTCSEKATDRPTHADGVPKDSSGKERICTEGIYEAAAEYISHGLVHAALVAGSRDNITVMVILLNGSECQFLK from the exons ATGAAA GCACCAAATTGCAAAGATAAGGGTCTGCATCATTCCTGGCACATAAATATCTTTCCTCCTGCTTGCAGAGTAGTTTGGAGAGTGATGAAATGGAATATGAAAAAATTTGATTCAGAAGCGGAATTCCTAGTTTTATGGAGAAGAAAGCATtttagaaggaaggaggaaagaccATTATGTTATGCTGCAGACCAGCAAGAGCAGCAGCTCCGTGATAAAGTGATCACAATCCCCTGTTCCATATGCAAGAAGGAAATTGACCTAACTGGATTTTTCCTACACAAAAGGCAACATGAAGCTCTAGCCGCACTGGGTCTTGAATGGAGGAGTGGATTTAAACCAACACGCTTAGCGATTTCTAGTAAGAGAAAGTTTACCATTACTAAACTACTGTCATCTTCTACATATTCTGAAAAAGGCCTAGACAGCTTGAATAATGCTTTAGAACTACTTTGGAAGAAACAAATACCAGCGTACTATAAGATTATGGACAATATTCCCAACAGTTCCATCTATTCACAAAAAATCCGCCATCTATTAATTAAAGGAGCAGCCATTTGCAATGACAAGAATTCTACGTGGAAAGTGCACATGAATGATAGATTTACTGTCGTGAATGATTTTGGCAGTAAACCGAATGTGTGTTTCTTCGGTTTGTTTGATGGACATCATGGTCCATCAGCAGCAGACTTCACATCCAAGGAACTCCCAGTTTTACTTCTCCATCAGCTTTCCGGATTTGATCCATCCTACCAAATGACCCCCAAAGAGCAAAAATTAATCAATTCCTTCCAGACAGTGTTTAGGGAAGAGTACATCGCTCTAGAAAGCCTCTTCTCtgtaagcaaacaaacaaaagaatcatGGTGTGAGCATGAGAGCATACACAAAGCCTTTGCCAAAGCATTTTGGAGAATGGATAGGCTTTTACGTCTTGGAAGGCAAGAAGTATCCAGGGTTCGATGGAGTGGCTGTTCTGCAGTTGCCTGTATATTGGAAGGCAAAATCACAAGTTCCCATGACGAGAAGAATCAGAGACCCATTGACCATGATGGTTTGCCAGAGAGGTTACCTTCCCAGAACTTGCCACAAATAATTTCTGGAGAACTACATATTGCATACACTG GTAATGTACAAGCACTCTTATGCAGAAATGGGAAAGGCTTTCGCCTAACCAAAGAACACACTCTgagaagcaaaaaggaaaaaagaagagtaCTTCAGAATGGAGCGGTAGTTAGTTCAAATGAACCATATGGACTCCTAGAAgggcaaataaaaaccacaagagGACTTGGATTTCATGGAAATCCCAAACTGAAAAAATTCATTATCCCGGTACCTCAAACTATGTCTGTCCCTATAGATGACTTATGTCAATTCCTTATCTTAGCTACTAATGGACTCTGGGAAGTTCTGGATAAAAAGGAAGTCATTGCATTGGCAATAACAATGTTTCAAATGTATGAAGAAACATACTCTTTAAACATCCAAAAAGAATCATCATCCAAAAAGCCTCTGTTACTCCCAATCAATGAATCAAACGCTACTGAATCAACAAGTAATACCCACACATTGTTTCAGCGTAAATCTGAAGAACGTGTGTCAAGtacaaattcaaaagaaaatttgTCTGATGTAAAATCTTCTAAATATTTCACTCATGGTCCTAAAAATACACAAACATTTCTACCAGAAATGACTAATTGTGGTACTTGCAGTGAGAAAGCAACTGACAGGCCAACCCATGCAGACGGTGTGCCAAAAGATTCAAGTGGAAAAGAAAGAATATGCACCGAGGGTATCTATGAAGCGGCAGCTGAGTATATCAGCCATGGACTTGTACATGCTGCTTTAGTGGCTGGCTCCAGAgataacattacagttatggtaATACTTCTCAATGGAAGTGAATGTCAGTTTCTGAAATGA